The Virgibacillus dokdonensis genome includes a window with the following:
- the nagZ gene encoding beta-N-acetylhexosaminidase, producing MNKSLVKEVGKLLVIGFPGKEVPDYIRRMMHQYHIGGMILFSRNIGTPEEVLRLTTDLQKEAKKAGYTHPLLICVDQENGVVRRLGEGTTIFPGAMALGATNNPKNAYHIGLATAKELKALGINWNLAPVLDVNNNPDNPVIGVRSFGESAEMVADFGRQMMQGMQDGGVITTLKHFPGHGDTNVDSHLDLPVISHHKERLKKVELLPFQTSIDAGADTVMSAHVYFPAIESKQGVPATLSKKVITELLRTELAFDGVVTTDCLEMRAIANGVGTEQSAVEAIKAGVDLLIISHTANKQQDTIQKIIQLIEANELDRSFITQSIRRIDSLKEKYLHWDDIQLVGEEAVPKVINCKQHEEIAYQMYKESITVVKNENVIPVSLKEKDRVLVLWPNDGGTMGVEDKRHTTHALDEAVKSYHKEVDKIDVTDDMTALDIEEIVAKAHHYDFIFVGTLTITIGSKQVTLVEKLAQAQLSFVVIAMRSPYDLRYIPQVKAYINTYEFTYPALQVAAGAVFGKEKVSGTSPVTIFP from the coding sequence ATGAATAAAAGCCTTGTGAAAGAAGTAGGAAAATTATTGGTTATTGGTTTTCCGGGTAAGGAAGTTCCTGACTATATTAGGAGAATGATGCATCAATACCATATTGGCGGTATGATCCTTTTTAGTAGAAATATCGGTACACCGGAAGAGGTGCTTCGCCTTACGACAGACTTGCAAAAAGAAGCAAAAAAAGCAGGCTATACCCATCCGTTACTTATATGTGTAGATCAAGAAAATGGGGTCGTTCGTCGTTTAGGTGAAGGAACAACAATATTTCCTGGAGCAATGGCGTTAGGTGCCACGAATAATCCTAAGAATGCCTATCACATCGGGCTAGCAACTGCGAAGGAACTAAAAGCACTGGGGATTAATTGGAATCTTGCACCTGTTTTGGATGTGAATAATAATCCAGATAACCCTGTTATTGGTGTCCGCTCTTTTGGAGAGTCAGCTGAAATGGTCGCAGATTTTGGTAGGCAAATGATGCAAGGAATGCAAGATGGTGGCGTGATAACGACATTAAAACATTTCCCTGGTCATGGTGATACAAATGTGGACTCCCATCTTGATTTACCCGTTATTTCTCATCATAAGGAACGATTAAAAAAAGTTGAGCTACTACCTTTTCAAACAAGTATAGACGCTGGCGCTGATACGGTGATGTCCGCACATGTGTATTTTCCAGCTATTGAATCAAAGCAAGGTGTTCCAGCTACATTATCTAAAAAGGTCATTACTGAATTATTAAGAACGGAATTAGCATTTGACGGCGTTGTAACGACAGACTGTTTGGAGATGCGTGCAATTGCCAATGGAGTTGGGACAGAACAGAGTGCCGTGGAGGCTATCAAAGCTGGTGTTGATTTACTTATAATTTCTCATACAGCTAACAAACAACAAGATACGATTCAAAAAATCATTCAGTTAATAGAAGCAAATGAGTTAGATCGAAGTTTTATTACGCAATCCATTAGACGAATAGACTCCCTAAAGGAAAAATACTTACATTGGGATGATATCCAGCTTGTGGGTGAAGAGGCGGTTCCAAAAGTTATAAACTGTAAACAACACGAGGAGATAGCTTATCAAATGTATAAGGAAAGTATAACGGTTGTTAAAAATGAAAACGTTATCCCGGTTTCCTTAAAGGAAAAGGATCGCGTGCTTGTCCTTTGGCCAAACGATGGAGGGACGATGGGGGTGGAAGATAAACGGCATACGACACATGCGCTAGATGAAGCAGTAAAGAGCTATCATAAAGAAGTTGACAAGATAGATGTCACGGATGATATGACAGCACTTGATATAGAAGAAATCGTTGCTAAAGCACATCATTATGACTTTATTTTTGTTGGTACGTTGACCATTACGATAGGTAGTAAGCAGGTAACGCTAGTTGAAAAGTTAGCGCAAGCTCAGTTGTCATTTGTCGTTATTGCCATGCGAAGCCCCTATGACTTGCGGTATATCCCACAAGTGAAAGCATATATCAACACATATGAATTTACTTATCCCGCTTTACAGGTAGCAGCGGGAGCAGTTTTTGGCAAGGAGAAAGTAAGTGGTACATCTCCTGTAACGATATTTCCATAA